The window CCACCGCAGCGATAGTGACACTCCGATACGACGACAGCCGAGCCGGCGGCTGGGAAGCGGCCATTGCGGCCGGGGTCGCTTCCTGGAACGCGAACGTCAGCAACGTACGGCTGGTGGAGGCCGCGCCCGGGGCCCGGGCCGAGATCGTCATCGTGGCCACCACCGGCTGGCCGCAAGCCACCCTCGGTCCGGTCCGTCCGGGGCGACAGGTCCGAGTCGAACTCGGCGCGCAGGCCGTGAGCCAGGGGTACGACAAGACGCGCATCGCTGCGCACGAGCTGGGCCACAGCCTGGGCCTCCCGGACACCAAACCGGGACCGTGCTCGCAGCTGATGTCCGGGTCCAGCGCCGGGACGGCCTGCACCAACGCCGTGCCCAACGCGACGGAGCGGTCCCGCGTGCAGAACGCCTACGCGAACGGGTTCGCGGCAGCCGTGCCGACCGACGGCCGGGTACTCATCGACGCCCCCTGACCGGCGAGTCGGCGGGTGGGCCGGTGCGGGCTCCGGCTGGGACGGGACTCCGGCCCGCCGGCTGGTGCCGGTGGACCGGGCCCGTGCCGTCGCCGCTTCGCGACCGGGCAGCCTCGGGACTCAGACGATGTTCTTGTAGAGGTTCCAACCGGTACCGAACTTCACCCGGGCGGCGAAGGTCTCGGTACCGGCCTTGCCCGTCGAGGAGTACCGGTACACGACGCCGTTCGGAAGACGGCAGAGCAGGTCGCCCTTGCTGTCGCCGTCGATGTCACCCGGAACGAACAGCTTGTCGTACTGGTCGAAGCCGCTGCCCACCTGCTCCCGGGTGGCGAACGGCGCGGTGGCCGTGCCCGTGCCCTTGAAGAGGAACAGGCGGCCGGAGGCGTCCCGGGCGAGCAGGTCGGGCCGCCCGTCGCCGGAGTAATCGCCCGCGCCGACGAGCGCGTCGTAGCCGTTCCAGCCGGTGCCGACCTTGATGCGCGCGCCGAACCTGGTCACCAGCGCACCGTCGCCGGGATGGAGCCACAGAGTGCCGGCGGAGTCGCGACCGAGGAGGTCGCCCTTGCCGTCGCCGGTGAGGTCACCGGGGCCGACCGTCATGGTGTAGTTCCACGTCGTGCTGACCCGCTCGCCCTGGATGTACAGGTCGCTGCCGATGTTCTGTACGTAGGTCGCGTGGTTGCGGCTGTTGAGACCGGTGGCGTACGTGTTGCGGGAGCCGGGCGTCTCCTTGCCGGCCCAGACCGGCGGCGTCCGGTAGTCGCCGTTGGCCAGGGCGCTGTACTTGGCGAGGTCGTCGTCCGCTTCGGTGCCGAGGTTCTGTCCCTTGCCGTAGAGCGGCGTGGTGCCCGCGCCGACGATGAACTTGTTGAATTCATAGCCACTGCCGAAGTACGCGGGTGCGGCGAACTTGCCGCCACCGACCGACTTGAACCAGTACTCCACGCCGTCGCGGTCGCGGGCGAGCAGGTCGCTCAGACCGTCGCCGTCACCGTCGTCCGAGCCGGTGATCACGTTGTACGCGTTCCAACCGGTGCTGACCTTGACACGGGCCTTGAGCGGGGCGGTGGCGCTGCCGGCTCCCTTGTGGAACCACAACTCACCGCTCAGCGTACGGGTGAGGACGTCGCCCAGGCCGTCGCCGTCGACGTCGTCGGCTCCGACCAGTTGGTCGTAGATCCCCCAGCCGGAGCCGACCTTGACCCGCGTGTTGAAGGGTTTGCTCACGCTTCCGGTGCCGGTGTACAGCCACAGGTCGCCGGCGTGGTCCCGGGCCAGCAAGTCGGGACGGCGGTCTCCGGTCAGGTCGCCGGTGGCCATGACGCGGTTGTAGATCTGCCATCCGCGGCCCGACCAAAGGGGCGCCGACGTGCTCGTCAGGCCGGCTTCGTAGAGCGTGAGGACACCGTCGAAGGAGAGCGAGAGCAGCTCGGCCTTGCTGGTGCCGCCCACGTTGCCCACCGGCAGCAGGTCCTTGAACGAGGCGGAGGGGTCGGGGTCGGTCTTGTAGATCGTGTATTGGCTCCAGGTCGAGATCGACGACAGATAGACGGCCGTGGTCTGGTCGAACTCCATGACGATCATGTCGCTGATGCCGTCGCCGTCGACGTCGTGCCGCGGCTTGGCGGCGGTCGGCGCCGCCGGCCGCACGGCGCGGCCGGGCATGACGACGCTCGGGTACTCGCGATCGCTGCCCGGTGCGGCCTCGGGGACCGAATCCGCCGCCGGGCCGGCCGATGGCCGGGCGGCGGCGGAGTCGGGTATGCCGGGCTGCGGGGCGGCGCTGCTCGGGGCGGCGGCCAGGGCG is drawn from Streptomyces sp. NBC_01232 and contains these coding sequences:
- a CDS encoding snapalysin family zinc-dependent metalloprotease codes for the protein MSLGTWLKVGTSAAALVLAAATAATAAPAPIPDATAAIVTLRYDDSRAGGWEAAIAAGVASWNANVSNVRLVEAAPGARAEIVIVATTGWPQATLGPVRPGRQVRVELGAQAVSQGYDKTRIAAHELGHSLGLPDTKPGPCSQLMSGSSAGTACTNAVPNATERSRVQNAYANGFAAAVPTDGRVLIDAP
- a CDS encoding FG-GAP repeat domain-containing protein, encoding MTSSHRGRLSALAAGGVLALAVSALAAAPSSAAPQPGIPDSAAARPSAGPAADSVPEAAPGSDREYPSVVMPGRAVRPAAPTAAKPRHDVDGDGISDMIVMEFDQTTAVYLSSISTWSQYTIYKTDPDPSASFKDLLPVGNVGGTSKAELLSLSFDGVLTLYEAGLTSTSAPLWSGRGWQIYNRVMATGDLTGDRRPDLLARDHAGDLWLYTGTGSVSKPFNTRVKVGSGWGIYDQLVGADDVDGDGLGDVLTRTLSGELWFHKGAGSATAPLKARVKVSTGWNAYNVITGSDDGDGDGLSDLLARDRDGVEYWFKSVGGGKFAAPAYFGSGYEFNKFIVGAGTTPLYGKGQNLGTEADDDLAKYSALANGDYRTPPVWAGKETPGSRNTYATGLNSRNHATYVQNIGSDLYIQGERVSTTWNYTMTVGPGDLTGDGKGDLLGRDSAGTLWLHPGDGALVTRFGARIKVGTGWNGYDALVGAGDYSGDGRPDLLARDASGRLFLFKGTGTATAPFATREQVGSGFDQYDKLFVPGDIDGDSKGDLLCRLPNGVVYRYSSTGKAGTETFAARVKFGTGWNLYKNIV